The following coding sequences lie in one Nakaseomyces glabratus chromosome I, complete sequence genomic window:
- the GCD11 gene encoding translation initiation factor eIF2 subunit gamma (CAGL0I08327g~Ortholog(s) have GTP binding, tRNA binding, translation initiation factor activity, translation initiation factor binding activity) — translation MSDLQDQEPTIIINGDLPPVEEEEVYEQEEQEEVVEEKPKKKVAFTGLEDGESEEEKRKREFEEGGGLPEQPENPDFTKLNPLSAEIINRQATINIGTIGHVAHGKSTVVRAISGVQTVRFKDELERNITIKLGYANAKIYKCQEPTCPEPDCYRSFKSDKEINPKCQRPGCPGRYKLVRHVSFVDCPGHDILMSTMLSGAAVMDAALLLIAGNESCPQPQTSEHLAAIEIMKLKHVIILQNKVDLMREESALEHEKSILKFIRGTIADGAPIVPISAQLKYNIDAVNEFIVKTIPVPPRDFMLSPRLIVIRSFDVNKPGAEIDDLKGGVAGGSILNGVFKLGDEIEIRPGIVTKDDKGKIQCKPIFSNIVSLFAEQNDLKFAVPGGLIGVGTKVDPTLCRADRLVGQVVGAKGHLPSIYTDIEINYFLLRRLLGVKTEKQAKVRKLVANEVLMVNIGSTATGARVVAVKADMARLQLTSPACTEINEKIALSRRIDKHWRLIGWATIKKGTTLEPVV, via the coding sequence ATGTCTGATTTGCAAGATCAAGAGCCaactattattatcaatggTGATCTTCCACCagtagaagaagaggaagtcTATGAGCAGGAAGAGCAAGAGGAAGTTGTTGAGGAGaagccaaagaagaaagttgCCTTTACCGGTCTAGAGGATGGTGAATCTGAGgaagagaagagaaagagagagTTTGAAGAAGGTGGTGGATTGCCAGAGCAGCCAGAAAACCCAGACTTTACTAAGTTGAACCCACTTTCTGCTGAGATTATTAACAGACAAGCTACTATCAACATCGGTACTATTGGTCATGTCGCTCACGGTAAGTCTACTGTTGTCAGAGCCATCTCTGGTGTCCAAACCGTTCGTTTCAAGGATGAGTTGGAACGTAACATTACTATCAAGCTGGGTTATGCCAATGCTAAGATATATAAGTGTCAAGAGCCTACATGTCCAGAACCAGACTGTTACAGATCTTTCAAGTCTGACAAAGAAATTAATCCAAAGTGTCAAAGACCAGGTTGCCCAGGCCGTTACAAACTTGTTCGTCACGTCTCTTTCGTCGATTGTCCAGGTCACGATATTCTAATGAGTACTATGTTGTCCGGTGCCGCTGTCATGGACGCAGCCTTGTTATTGATCGCCGGTAATGAATCTTGTCCACAACCTCAAACTTCTGAACATTTGGCTGCCATTGAAATCATGAAGTTAAAGCACGTTATTATTCTACAGAACAAGGTCGATTTAATGCGTGAAGAAAGCGCACTAGAACATGAAAAGTCTATCCTGAAATTTATCAGAGGTACTATTGCTGACGGTGCTCCAATTGTCCCAATTTCCGCTCAATTGAAATACAACATCGATGCAGTCAATGAATTTATCGTGAAGACTATCCCTGTTCCACCAAGAGATTTCATGCTTTCTCCACGTTTGATTGTCATTCGTTCTTTCGATGTTAACAAGCCAGGTGCTGAAATCGATGATTTGAAGGGTGGTGTTGCAGGTGGTTCCATCTTGAACGGTGTGTTCAAGTTGGGTGATGAGATTGAAATTAGACCAGGTATTGTCACTAAGGATGATAAGGGTAAGATCCAATGTAAGCCAATTTTCTCCAACATTGTCTCTCTATTTGCTGAACAAAATGACTTGAAGTTTGCAGTCCCAGGTGGTCTGATTGGTGTTGGTACAAAGGTCGATCCTACCTTATGTAGAGCTGATCGTCTTGTCGGTCAAGTTGTCGGTGCCAAGGGTCACCTACCAAGCATTTACACAGATATTGAAATCAACTACTTCCTACTGCGTCGTCTATTAGGTGTTAAGACTGAGAAACAAGCCAAGGTCAGAAAGCTGGTTGCCAACGAAGTTCTTATGGTTAACATTGGTTCTACTGCCACTGGTGCCCGTGTCGTTGCTGTCAAGGCTGATATGGCTAGATTGCAACTAACATCCCCAGCATGTACAGAAATCAATGAAAAGATTGCTCTCTCTAGACGTATTGACAAGCACTGGCGTTTAATTGGTTGGGCTACAATCAAGAAAGGTACCACTTTGGAACCAGTTGTCTAA